A single window of Nicotiana sylvestris chromosome 5, ASM39365v2, whole genome shotgun sequence DNA harbors:
- the LOC138868817 gene encoding uncharacterized protein has product MAGFIQGLCIDILYHLEKANVLSDALSRNSMGSLAHLEAYQRPLAWEVHQLVSLRVLLADSNEGEVIVQNRVESSLVTEVKEKQFNDPLLAQLKEWIHKHKTTSFSFGMNDGTLRYQGRLCVPDIDSLRERIMAEAHTFKYSVHPGSTKMYHDLKEVYWWNNMKKDVANFVAKCPNCH; this is encoded by the coding sequence ATGGCTGGATTTATTCAAGGACTAtgcattgatattctctatcacctgGAAAAGGCTAATGTTTTGTCGGATGCTCTTAGTCGAAATTCGatgggtagtttggctcatttggaggcatatcaaaGGCCCTTGGCCTGGGAGGTTCACCAGTTAGTTAGTTTGAGAGTTCTccttgcggactctaatgaaggagaaGTGATTGTGCAGAATAGGGTTGAATCATCGCTTGTGACGGAAGTTAAAGAGAAGCAATTCAAtgatccattgttagcacaactgaaagagtggattcataaacacaagaccacatctttttcctttggcatgaatgatggtaccttacggtaccaaggccgcctatgtgttccGGATATTGAcagtcttcgggaaaggatcatggcagaagctcacactttcaagtattctgtgcacccaggttctacgaaaatgtatcatgatctcaaggaagtttattggtggaacaacatgaaaaaGGATGTGGCgaactttgtggcaaaatgtccgaactgtcattaa